In a single window of the Tellurirhabdus bombi genome:
- a CDS encoding ABC transporter permease has protein sequence MLQNYFKIAWRNLTTHWSYTSLNIIGLAAGMAGGLLIFLFLRHHLSTDRHHAKFDRIFRVVTDLRLDDGSVEHYPEAPLPMAKTLRTDYPQVEQAAYLKMNRELTVSLKRPGQTAPTRFLEHKSTALVEPKLFDILDYRWLRGNPATALREPNSVVLTESWARRYFGNTDPMGQTLNLNHLTDAKVTGILADPPKTTDLDIQLFISIKTLPILIPDYELDSWWGLSSTDRVYVTLKNPASVGAMQAAIPALLKRQFGDMARYYQFQFQPLADVHFDVQRVVGGATAIRPSLLWSLGLIGLFLVLTACINFINLTTVQALRRSKEVGIRKTLGSTRGQLIRQFFIETTLIVLVATVLALLMVKVSLPLFNQWLTINLGLGLESQVIGFFCLLVGLVIVLAGAYPAAVLSGFSPWAALKGKLPAKASGGYSLRQSLIVVQFVICQALIVGALVVATQVRYLRTAEIGFNKDNVVMVTLPNTQKAARETFKNSLLAYPEIKSISASYRPPSAQVMNGGSFKLGNKAEWEAFPVRERLADADYLTTYGLKLVAGRNITPSDTIREYLVNEAFLKKIGIQDPNKVLGTKMQYHLSPVAAPIVGVVKDFHQRSLHEEIAPCIIASHAAMFQRVGIRVTGQNPSQTIQRIRTTWEQLYPDEVFEYEYLDKQLAQFYEAENLLFRLVNTFAGIAILICCLGLYGLISFIVVQRTKEIGIRKVLGASAAGIVALLSRDFLKLVVIAIAIASPIAWWTMRQWLQEFAYKIDLAWWMFALSGLLAVCIALATVSVKSIKAARMNPVQSLRAD, from the coding sequence ATGTTACAGAATTACTTCAAAATTGCCTGGCGGAATTTAACGACGCACTGGAGCTATACGTCGCTGAATATCATTGGCTTGGCTGCTGGTATGGCAGGCGGATTGCTCATCTTTTTGTTTCTGCGTCATCATCTCAGTACGGACCGGCATCATGCCAAATTTGACCGGATTTTCCGGGTAGTAACGGACCTGCGCCTGGATGATGGTTCTGTAGAACACTATCCAGAAGCGCCTTTGCCGATGGCGAAGACCCTCCGCACCGACTACCCGCAGGTGGAGCAGGCGGCTTACTTGAAGATGAACCGCGAGCTGACTGTTAGTCTCAAACGACCCGGCCAAACGGCACCCACCCGATTTCTGGAACATAAAAGCACCGCCCTGGTAGAGCCAAAACTATTTGATATTCTGGATTATCGCTGGCTACGGGGCAATCCGGCCACGGCGCTCCGCGAGCCAAACAGCGTTGTTTTGACTGAATCGTGGGCACGACGGTATTTTGGTAATACTGATCCAATGGGGCAAACGCTGAATTTAAACCACCTGACCGACGCCAAAGTGACTGGCATTCTGGCCGATCCGCCCAAAACGACCGACCTTGACATTCAGTTGTTTATCTCCATAAAAACCCTGCCCATCCTGATTCCCGACTATGAGTTAGACAGCTGGTGGGGACTTAGCTCCACCGACCGGGTATACGTAACACTCAAAAATCCGGCTTCGGTTGGAGCGATGCAGGCGGCCATTCCCGCCCTGCTGAAAAGACAGTTTGGCGACATGGCGCGCTATTACCAGTTTCAGTTTCAGCCACTTGCCGACGTCCACTTCGACGTTCAGCGCGTGGTGGGTGGGGCCACGGCCATCCGGCCATCGTTGCTCTGGTCGCTGGGTTTGATTGGCTTATTTCTGGTGCTGACGGCCTGCATCAATTTCATCAATCTGACCACCGTTCAGGCATTGCGTCGGAGTAAGGAGGTAGGCATTCGCAAGACGCTCGGCAGCACGCGGGGACAATTGATTCGGCAATTTTTTATAGAAACAACGCTCATTGTCTTAGTGGCCACCGTTCTGGCACTTTTAATGGTGAAAGTAAGCTTGCCTTTATTCAACCAGTGGTTAACGATAAATTTGGGTCTAGGCCTTGAAAGTCAAGTAATTGGCTTTTTTTGTTTGCTGGTTGGATTGGTAATCGTGCTGGCGGGCGCTTATCCCGCCGCCGTGTTGTCGGGTTTTAGCCCCTGGGCCGCTTTGAAAGGGAAGCTGCCCGCCAAGGCAAGCGGTGGTTACTCCCTGCGCCAATCCCTGATTGTGGTGCAATTTGTTATCTGTCAGGCCCTGATTGTTGGGGCGCTAGTGGTAGCCACGCAGGTACGTTATCTGCGAACTGCCGAAATTGGTTTCAACAAGGACAATGTAGTGATGGTAACTTTGCCCAATACCCAAAAGGCGGCTCGGGAAACGTTCAAAAATAGCCTGTTGGCTTATCCAGAGATCAAATCGATTAGTGCCAGCTACCGGCCTCCTTCGGCCCAGGTCATGAACGGAGGGTCTTTTAAACTGGGCAACAAGGCCGAGTGGGAAGCTTTTCCGGTGCGGGAGCGTTTGGCCGATGCCGACTACCTGACTACCTACGGATTAAAACTGGTGGCAGGCCGCAACATCACGCCGAGCGACACGATTCGGGAGTATCTGGTTAACGAAGCTTTTCTAAAGAAAATAGGTATTCAGGATCCAAACAAAGTGCTGGGGACGAAAATGCAATACCACCTTTCGCCCGTTGCTGCGCCTATTGTGGGGGTCGTAAAAGACTTCCACCAGCGCTCGTTGCACGAAGAAATTGCACCTTGTATCATTGCCAGCCACGCGGCCATGTTCCAGCGGGTAGGGATTCGGGTGACGGGGCAAAATCCGTCGCAGACCATCCAGCGCATTCGAACGACCTGGGAGCAGCTGTATCCCGATGAAGTCTTTGAATATGAGTACTTAGACAAGCAGTTAGCGCAATTTTATGAAGCAGAAAACTTGCTGTTTCGCCTGGTAAACACGTTTGCCGGTATTGCCATCCTGATCTGTTGCCTCGGGTTATACGGGCTTATTTCCTTCATTGTCGTGCAGCGGACCAAAGAAATTGGCATTCGGAAAGTGCTGGGTGCTTCGGCGGCGGGCATTGTGGCCTTGCTTTCCCGAGATTTCCTCAAACTGGTGGTAATTGCTATAGCCATTGCCTCACCCATCGCGTGGTGGACGATGAGGCAATGGCTACAGGAATTTGCCTATAAAATTGACCTGGCTTGGTGGATGTTCGCGCTGTCTGGTTTGTTGGCAGTGTGTATTGCGCTGGCAACCGTCAGTGTCAAAAGCATCAAAGCAGCCCGCATGAATCCAGTGCAGAGTTTACGGGCTGATTAA
- a CDS encoding ABC transporter permease — translation MLQNYFKIAWRNLWRNRLYTSLNIGGLAIGLAACLLMALYVDHEFSYDGFHANADRIVRITSEMKTPEAPLTLASSPVPLATMLKQDYPEVETAVRLTPFEAVVRHEEKLIKEPDIYYADKDVFAVFSYPFLVGNPATALANPNSVVLTERFAKKYFGKTDVLGQTIEFAKQPYQVTGVMADAPSNTDLPVNALLWREFKGVRSWVEDDFPCYTYVLFREQPNLPEFSKKLRQIADKYANPELKKMGAEGYSLTFPVELLKDVHYSQGKMADTPKGNRQYGYLFAFLAVFVLAIALLNYINLLTAKAAERAKEVGVRKANGAQRGQLIRQFLLESALLSGIAIIGAVVLMETVIPFFNELLTIRLYISWAGGLPLLALSWVLITLLGGLYPAFVLSSYRPVDVLKGRFGGYGKGAWLRKSIIVFQFVLSVGMIVGVLVIRRQMDYLQTYDLGLRKEQVLSLYLPDDSTARAGAPALADKLKSRNEIGEVSLGTGLQVGSLLPMASTTILSNGKKRELMSNYLSIDDQFLPLLGIRLKEGRNLSAASKTDLNGSFLVNEAFIRMAGWKEGVGQSMDGFGHKGKVVGVVKNFHYRSLHNPVEPLVLIYNTFPANNLILKLKPEDLPIVQNLWKAHYPNYPFDYKFLEESLAAQYRKEHIMTAVFNGFAALTIVVSCLGLFALTTFTTERRTKEIGIRKVLGASVVSIVALLSKDFLILILIAIFIASPLAWYAMDQWLQSFSYRITISGWIFALAGSLALFTALLTVSFQSLKAAFMNPVRSLKNE, via the coding sequence ATGCTGCAAAACTATTTTAAAATTGCCTGGCGGAATTTATGGCGTAATAGGCTATATACGAGCCTAAACATCGGTGGGCTGGCTATTGGGCTGGCCGCCTGTTTGCTGATGGCGTTGTATGTCGATCATGAGTTTTCGTACGACGGTTTCCATGCGAATGCCGACCGGATTGTGCGGATAACCTCCGAAATGAAAACGCCCGAAGCACCCCTGACGCTGGCTTCCAGCCCGGTTCCTCTGGCAACGATGCTCAAACAGGATTATCCAGAGGTAGAAACCGCCGTGCGGCTAACGCCTTTTGAAGCGGTGGTGCGGCACGAAGAGAAGTTGATCAAAGAGCCTGATATTTATTACGCTGATAAAGACGTATTTGCGGTTTTTTCATATCCGTTTCTGGTAGGAAATCCAGCGACAGCTTTGGCCAACCCCAACAGCGTGGTGCTGACGGAGCGGTTTGCCAAAAAGTATTTTGGAAAGACGGATGTGTTGGGCCAGACCATCGAGTTCGCTAAACAGCCCTATCAGGTTACGGGCGTGATGGCCGACGCACCCAGCAATACCGATCTCCCCGTGAACGCCCTGTTGTGGCGAGAGTTCAAGGGAGTGCGTTCGTGGGTGGAAGATGACTTTCCATGTTATACCTACGTGCTTTTCCGGGAACAGCCTAACCTGCCAGAATTTAGCAAAAAGCTACGGCAAATCGCCGACAAATACGCCAATCCAGAACTAAAGAAGATGGGCGCAGAAGGCTATTCCCTTACATTTCCGGTGGAATTGCTGAAGGATGTGCATTACAGCCAGGGCAAAATGGCCGATACGCCCAAAGGCAACCGGCAGTATGGGTATCTGTTTGCGTTTCTGGCCGTTTTTGTGCTGGCCATTGCCTTACTAAACTACATCAATCTCCTGACTGCCAAGGCCGCCGAACGGGCAAAAGAGGTTGGCGTGCGGAAGGCCAACGGTGCGCAGCGGGGCCAGCTAATCCGCCAATTTTTGCTCGAATCGGCCTTGTTAAGTGGGATTGCCATCATCGGGGCTGTGGTTTTGATGGAAACGGTCATTCCCTTCTTCAACGAATTACTGACTATCAGGCTCTATATTTCGTGGGCCGGGGGGCTGCCACTGCTTGCTCTTTCGTGGGTGTTGATTACGCTGCTGGGGGGGCTATATCCGGCTTTTGTGCTATCAAGTTATCGTCCGGTTGACGTGTTGAAAGGCCGGTTTGGTGGGTACGGCAAGGGAGCCTGGCTGCGAAAGTCAATTATTGTGTTCCAGTTTGTTTTGTCGGTGGGGATGATCGTCGGCGTACTGGTCATCCGGCGGCAGATGGACTATTTGCAGACCTACGACTTAGGGCTTCGTAAAGAACAGGTACTGAGCCTTTATTTGCCCGACGATTCGACGGCACGGGCGGGTGCTCCGGCGCTGGCTGATAAGCTGAAAAGTCGCAACGAAATCGGTGAAGTGAGCCTTGGGACAGGTTTGCAGGTAGGAAGTTTATTGCCCATGGCCTCCACCACCATTCTTTCGAACGGAAAGAAGCGCGAGCTGATGAGCAATTACCTGTCTATTGATGACCAATTTCTACCGCTTTTAGGCATTAGACTGAAAGAGGGCCGCAACTTATCGGCGGCTTCAAAAACCGATCTGAATGGCAGTTTTCTGGTGAACGAAGCTTTTATCAGGATGGCTGGCTGGAAAGAAGGCGTGGGGCAATCCATGGATGGGTTTGGTCACAAAGGAAAGGTGGTTGGCGTGGTCAAAAACTTTCATTATCGCTCGTTGCATAATCCGGTTGAGCCGTTAGTCCTGATTTACAATACGTTCCCGGCCAATAACCTGATTTTGAAACTGAAGCCGGAAGACCTGCCGATTGTCCAGAATCTCTGGAAAGCGCATTACCCCAATTATCCGTTTGATTATAAGTTTCTGGAAGAATCACTTGCCGCGCAGTACCGCAAAGAGCACATCATGACCGCTGTTTTCAACGGCTTTGCGGCCCTGACCATCGTGGTTTCCTGCCTGGGACTGTTTGCGCTGACGACCTTCACCACGGAGCGGCGGACCAAAGAAATTGGCATTCGGAAAGTGCTGGGTGCTTCGGTTGTGAGCATCGTGGCGTTGCTGTCGAAAGATTTTCTAATTCTAATTCTTATCGCCATCTTTATTGCCTCGCCGCTGGCCTGGTATGCCATGGATCAATGGTTGCAGAGCTTCAGTTATCGGATTACTATTTCGGGGTGGATTTTTGCGCTGGCTGGTAGCCTGGCTCTCTTCACGGCACTTTTAACGGTAAGTTTTCAGTCGCTAAAAGCAGCGTTTATGAATCCGGTTCGGTCTTTAAAGAATGAATAA
- a CDS encoding M20/M25/M40 family metallo-hydrolase: MNYRFTLALGLLLMAGATPSLRAQETAPKPTIDKRYEAEIKTLATRPAVKAAFQTFMELEPQTKQDLIMLTEIPAPPFKEQVRAKKYAEMLKEAGADSVWIDEVSNVIAKRKGRTGKKTVMVEAHLDTVFPEGTDVKVKQKGDTLYAPGVGDDTRGLVSLVAVLKGMEKAKIETDADVLFVGTVGEEGLGDLRGMKHLFRKGGPKVDSYIGVDGSGIDEIVHRGLGSHRYRITFKGPGGHSYGAFGIVNPHSALGKAIYYFTAEADKFTRQGIRTTYSVSVIGGGTSVNAIPYESWMEIDMRSESPERLNGIDALLQAAVQKALKEENGLKRSGPDLTVDVKKIGDRPSGTIAATLPLVQRAAAASTYLGGSPALDVSSTNANIPISLGVPAVTIGSGGKAGGAHSLQEWWLNDKGHLGLQQILLLLLAEAGLAK, from the coding sequence ATGAATTATCGATTTACATTGGCGCTTGGCTTGCTTCTGATGGCTGGGGCAACGCCCTCGCTTCGTGCCCAGGAGACGGCGCCCAAGCCCACCATCGACAAACGCTACGAAGCTGAGATCAAGACACTGGCCACCCGACCGGCGGTTAAGGCGGCGTTCCAGACCTTTATGGAACTGGAACCCCAGACCAAACAAGACCTGATTATGCTCACCGAAATTCCCGCGCCGCCCTTCAAAGAGCAGGTTCGGGCGAAAAAATACGCGGAGATGCTGAAAGAGGCGGGTGCCGATTCGGTCTGGATTGATGAGGTCAGCAACGTGATTGCCAAGCGCAAGGGGCGCACCGGCAAGAAAACCGTGATGGTTGAAGCCCACCTCGACACCGTTTTCCCAGAAGGTACCGACGTGAAAGTCAAGCAAAAAGGCGACACCTTGTACGCTCCCGGTGTGGGCGATGACACGCGCGGCCTGGTTTCGCTCGTTGCCGTGCTCAAGGGCATGGAGAAAGCCAAAATCGAGACGGATGCCGATGTGCTTTTTGTGGGCACGGTAGGCGAAGAAGGTCTCGGCGACCTGCGCGGCATGAAGCACCTTTTCCGCAAAGGCGGGCCTAAAGTTGATTCGTACATTGGCGTAGACGGCTCGGGAATTGATGAAATTGTTCACCGTGGACTGGGGTCTCATCGGTATCGGATCACCTTTAAAGGACCGGGCGGGCACTCTTACGGAGCCTTCGGCATCGTAAATCCGCACAGTGCGCTGGGAAAAGCCATTTATTATTTCACCGCCGAAGCTGACAAATTCACCCGCCAGGGAATCCGCACCACCTACAGCGTGAGCGTCATTGGCGGCGGCACCTCGGTCAACGCCATTCCGTATGAATCGTGGATGGAAATCGACATGCGCTCCGAAAGCCCGGAACGGCTCAACGGCATCGACGCGCTGCTGCAAGCCGCCGTTCAAAAAGCGTTGAAAGAAGAAAACGGCCTCAAACGCTCCGGTCCGGACCTGACGGTAGACGTGAAAAAGATTGGTGACCGGCCATCGGGTACCATTGCCGCAACGCTGCCTTTGGTGCAACGCGCCGCCGCCGCTTCGACTTATCTCGGCGGTTCGCCAGCCCTGGATGTTAGTTCGACAAACGCCAATATTCCTATTTCGCTGGGCGTTCCCGCCGTTACCATCGGCAGCGGTGGCAAAGCGGGTGGAGCCCACTCGCTGCAAGAATGGTGGTTAAATGACAAGGGTCATTTGGGTCTACAACAGATTTTGCTGCTTTTACTGGCCGAAGCTGGTTTGGCTAAATAG
- a CDS encoding ABC transporter permease → MIQNYLKIAWRNLIKHPTTTGIHLLGLTLGLTTCLLIVLFIQNEWSFDRHHQQGERIYRVNTINTTGDDVEKTGVTPYPLGAALRQDFPDWSKIVSVHTEEDAPVFISSDKILREKKVLFAEPSYLDVFGIEMVAGNGRATLTQPNQVILSESTARKFFGNASAIGKTIRLGTTSTMQVTGIMRDMPTQSSLGAGMLVSYASLKKYFQMDIDQWGLESGGSVFALLPEGNSPDQYAGRLRQAIQKYFSKEDAETREFVLQPLHDIHFNSDFKGTRFEPAIAPTYLYVFGAVGLFVLLIACVNFINMSTARAMTRAKEVGVRKVIGATRSQLVGQFLSEAFWLAGISALLALVLTHQLLPLVNEFMQKQIHFQWVQVGILMLTLALLTSVAAGLYPAAFMARFKPIRALKTGGEQGRGSQTWLRQGLVVFQFSISLILAVGVVVLYQQMNYFRQKDLGFKREALVVVSLPEPKNLSVLNQSLREIPGVEKVSFALGAPTSQNNFGTTMRPDPSNPNKKIPIALKLADADYLKTYGLKLLAGRFFEHRDTLSIASTVPEEKQKYAFVVNERTVKALGFSKPEQVLGRKIRVEVNDIDAEIIGVVKDFHTSSLRDPIGPMVMMNFPNFYYTVGLKLKTNDYATTLAAVERSWQRVFPNSLFEAKFLDNTLQELYDNEQRQFTLLRISAGLALVICCLGLWGLATFTIERRTKEIGVRKVLGASTTGIVVLISRDFLKLVLVAFIVASPVAWYLMDSWLASFSYRISIEWWVFALVGVVALGIAFLTVSFQSIKAAFMNPVKSLKTE, encoded by the coding sequence ATGATCCAAAACTATCTTAAGATTGCCTGGAGAAATCTGATCAAGCACCCCACAACCACCGGCATTCACCTGCTGGGCTTAACGCTGGGTTTGACGACCTGCCTGCTGATTGTACTTTTCATCCAGAATGAGTGGAGCTTTGACCGGCATCATCAACAGGGCGAACGCATCTACCGCGTGAACACGATCAATACCACTGGCGACGATGTGGAAAAGACCGGGGTTACGCCGTATCCGCTGGGGGCAGCTTTAAGACAGGATTTTCCCGATTGGTCAAAGATTGTCAGTGTGCATACCGAAGAAGACGCGCCCGTCTTTATTTCATCGGACAAAATTCTGCGGGAAAAAAAGGTGTTGTTTGCCGAGCCGTCTTATCTGGATGTGTTTGGGATCGAGATGGTCGCCGGGAACGGACGCGCTACGTTAACGCAGCCCAATCAGGTTATTTTGAGCGAAAGCACGGCCCGCAAGTTTTTTGGTAACGCATCAGCCATCGGCAAGACCATCCGGTTGGGAACTACCTCAACCATGCAGGTGACGGGCATCATGCGGGATATGCCAACGCAATCCAGTCTGGGGGCGGGAATGTTGGTTTCGTACGCTTCGCTGAAAAAATATTTTCAGATGGACATTGATCAGTGGGGCCTGGAATCGGGAGGAAGCGTTTTTGCGCTACTGCCCGAAGGTAATTCCCCCGATCAATATGCGGGTCGGTTGCGGCAGGCTATCCAAAAGTATTTCTCGAAAGAGGATGCCGAAACCCGCGAATTTGTCCTGCAACCCCTGCACGATATTCACTTCAATTCCGATTTCAAGGGAACCCGATTCGAGCCAGCCATTGCCCCAACGTACCTTTATGTGTTTGGTGCTGTCGGCCTATTTGTGCTGCTAATTGCCTGCGTGAATTTCATCAACATGTCAACGGCCCGCGCCATGACCCGCGCTAAAGAAGTGGGTGTCCGCAAGGTTATTGGTGCTACGCGGAGCCAGCTGGTTGGGCAGTTTCTGAGTGAAGCGTTTTGGCTGGCTGGAATTTCGGCCCTGCTTGCGCTGGTCCTGACGCATCAGCTGCTTCCGCTGGTAAACGAGTTTATGCAGAAACAGATCCACTTTCAGTGGGTACAGGTAGGAATACTCATGCTGACGCTGGCATTGCTGACGTCGGTTGCGGCGGGGCTGTATCCGGCCGCTTTCATGGCTCGTTTTAAACCCATTCGGGCGCTGAAAACCGGCGGGGAACAGGGGCGAGGCAGCCAAACCTGGTTACGGCAGGGGCTGGTTGTCTTTCAGTTTTCCATCTCGCTGATTCTGGCGGTGGGGGTCGTCGTTCTTTACCAGCAAATGAATTATTTCCGGCAGAAAGATTTGGGTTTCAAGCGGGAAGCCCTGGTGGTCGTTTCGCTCCCTGAGCCTAAAAATTTGTCCGTGCTAAACCAGTCGTTGCGGGAAATTCCGGGTGTTGAGAAGGTATCTTTCGCGCTGGGTGCCCCCACTTCGCAAAATAATTTCGGCACGACCATGCGGCCCGATCCGTCCAATCCGAACAAGAAAATTCCGATTGCGCTCAAACTGGCTGATGCTGATTACCTCAAAACCTACGGATTAAAACTGCTGGCGGGGCGCTTTTTTGAGCATCGGGATACACTGTCCATTGCCAGCACTGTTCCGGAAGAGAAGCAGAAATATGCCTTTGTCGTGAACGAACGGACGGTTAAAGCCCTTGGTTTTTCGAAGCCTGAACAGGTTTTAGGGCGTAAAATCCGGGTGGAAGTCAATGACATTGATGCAGAAATTATTGGGGTCGTTAAAGATTTTCACACCAGCTCGCTGCGCGACCCGATTGGGCCGATGGTGATGATGAATTTCCCGAATTTTTACTATACCGTTGGTCTTAAATTAAAAACCAACGACTACGCGACGACGTTAGCGGCGGTTGAGCGGAGCTGGCAGCGCGTTTTTCCTAATTCGCTGTTTGAGGCTAAATTCTTGGACAACACGCTTCAGGAATTATACGACAATGAACAGCGTCAATTTACGTTGTTGCGGATTTCAGCCGGGCTGGCCCTGGTGATCTGCTGTCTGGGTTTGTGGGGATTGGCGACGTTTACCATCGAACGGCGGACGAAAGAAATTGGCGTGCGGAAGGTGCTGGGTGCCTCCACGACGGGCATTGTGGTGCTGATTTCGCGGGATTTTCTTAAACTCGTTCTGGTTGCCTTTATCGTTGCTTCGCCCGTTGCCTGGTACCTGATGGATAGCTGGTTAGCAAGCTTTAGTTACCGCATTTCCATCGAATGGTGGGTGTTTGCGCTGGTGGGTGTTGTGGCCCTTGGCATTGCCTTTTTAACGGTAAGTTTCCAGAGTATCAAGGCAGCGTTCATGAATCCGGTGAAAAGCCTGAAAACGGAATAA
- a CDS encoding ABC transporter permease, producing the protein MLRNYIKIAFRNLWKSKVFSGVNIAGLALGITAFVLILEYISFEKSYNQFHANLPTLHRVLLKYGGDGPDNDFVPAAMAPALKLNFSEVNAFCRLAFVQNGIVTLESKNTKKGLQAIREANSICVDGDFFEMFSFPIVAGSPSLYAPNTVAISASKAKAYFGAENAVGKVLTLNNQFGKIAYTVVAVFADIPANSDLQFDMVYSMATLITAAKESHNDWARLDRWEGAFSQAIVQLDPQANPAVFEKQASKLVQTYRPKTNDRIRLQPLAYLHLGASLSDERPTVEKLGFIYLLGGIALLILTIAWLNYVNLSTAGALKRAKEVGVRKVVGANRAQIAMQFLSESLLLNLLGFALAAVLIGVLQAPFNELIGKDLSFDVIAQGQVWVLALVAVVIGALASGGYAAFVLSGFPVLSIIKGIVSKGRKPGLTATSSVRQTLVVVQFAISIVLIIATVVLYRQLSFMQNRNLGMNLEQLLVIKGAEVGDDATRQAGKVAFRNEIAQLPYVSSFCNSGSVPGGWYNFNSDGVTRMNPNPGDEKKNYAVTYADNRFIPTYGIKLAAGENFTAEMCDKATEAGRVLLNERAVKSLGFSSAQAAVGQKIKFNTEFEIVGVITDYHHQSLQQSIEPLLIFPAYPGSNYTLRLNTNEIQTKIAGLEQRYKRLFPGNPFEYYFVSENYNKQYQTEQKYGRIFTTAAGLAIFIACLGLFGLATFTAEQRTKEIGVRKVLGASAGSIVALLSRDFLKLVVIAIIIATPLAWYAMNRWLQDFAYRVELSWWMFVLAGGIAMLIALATVSFQSLKAALVNPVKSLKSE; encoded by the coding sequence ATGCTTCGTAATTATATCAAAATCGCCTTTCGGAATCTGTGGAAATCCAAAGTGTTTTCTGGAGTCAATATCGCGGGGCTGGCCTTGGGAATCACGGCCTTCGTGCTGATTCTGGAATACATCAGTTTTGAAAAAAGCTACAACCAGTTCCACGCCAATTTGCCGACGCTGCACCGCGTCTTGTTGAAATACGGTGGCGATGGACCCGATAATGACTTTGTTCCGGCGGCAATGGCCCCGGCGCTGAAGCTGAATTTTAGTGAAGTAAACGCTTTTTGTCGCCTGGCTTTTGTCCAGAACGGCATTGTTACGCTTGAAAGCAAGAACACCAAAAAAGGTCTGCAAGCTATCCGGGAAGCAAATTCGATTTGTGTGGATGGCGACTTTTTCGAGATGTTTTCATTTCCAATCGTAGCCGGTTCGCCTTCCCTGTACGCACCCAACACGGTTGCGATTTCGGCGTCTAAAGCGAAGGCTTATTTCGGGGCCGAAAATGCCGTGGGTAAAGTCCTGACGCTCAATAACCAGTTTGGTAAAATTGCCTATACCGTTGTGGCCGTTTTTGCCGACATACCGGCTAATTCCGACCTTCAGTTTGACATGGTGTATTCAATGGCGACGCTAATTACTGCCGCAAAAGAGAGCCATAATGACTGGGCGCGGCTGGATCGCTGGGAAGGGGCCTTTTCGCAGGCCATTGTGCAGCTTGATCCGCAGGCAAATCCCGCCGTATTCGAAAAGCAGGCCAGTAAGCTGGTGCAGACCTACCGCCCTAAAACAAATGATCGGATTCGGTTGCAACCGCTTGCTTATTTGCATCTGGGAGCCAGCCTCTCTGATGAGCGGCCAACGGTCGAGAAGCTGGGTTTTATTTACCTGTTGGGTGGTATTGCGCTCTTAATTCTGACCATCGCCTGGCTGAATTACGTAAATCTGTCTACGGCGGGCGCTTTGAAACGGGCCAAAGAGGTAGGCGTGCGGAAGGTAGTTGGGGCTAATCGGGCGCAAATCGCGATGCAGTTTCTGAGCGAGTCTCTCTTGTTAAATCTGCTGGGCTTTGCATTGGCTGCGGTTCTGATCGGCGTGTTACAAGCGCCTTTCAACGAATTGATTGGCAAGGATTTATCGTTCGATGTGATCGCGCAGGGTCAGGTTTGGGTACTGGCGTTGGTGGCGGTAGTGATCGGAGCCTTGGCATCGGGGGGCTACGCGGCTTTTGTGTTGTCGGGCTTTCCGGTATTGAGCATCATCAAAGGCATTGTTTCCAAAGGAAGAAAGCCGGGTCTGACGGCGACTTCATCGGTGCGCCAGACTTTAGTGGTGGTTCAATTTGCCATTTCCATCGTGCTGATCATCGCGACGGTGGTGCTGTACCGGCAGCTTTCGTTCATGCAAAACCGAAATCTGGGCATGAATCTCGAGCAGTTGCTGGTCATCAAGGGCGCGGAAGTAGGCGATGATGCGACGCGGCAGGCGGGAAAGGTGGCCTTTCGGAACGAGATTGCCCAACTGCCGTATGTGAGCAGCTTCTGTAACTCGGGCAGTGTACCGGGCGGCTGGTACAACTTCAATTCCGATGGGGTCACTCGAATGAATCCGAACCCCGGCGACGAAAAGAAAAACTACGCCGTGACGTATGCCGACAATCGGTTTATTCCTACTTATGGCATAAAGCTGGCGGCAGGGGAGAATTTTACGGCTGAAATGTGCGACAAAGCCACCGAAGCAGGCCGCGTTTTACTGAATGAGCGAGCCGTTAAATCGCTTGGTTTCAGTTCTGCGCAGGCAGCGGTTGGACAAAAGATAAAGTTCAATACGGAGTTTGAAATCGTAGGCGTTATTACAGATTATCACCACCAATCGTTGCAGCAAAGCATTGAGCCACTCCTGATCTTTCCGGCTTATCCAGGCAGTAATTACACGCTGCGGCTGAATACAAACGAAATTCAAACCAAAATTGCCGGGCTGGAGCAGCGCTACAAACGACTTTTTCCGGGAAATCCATTCGAGTATTATTTCGTCAGTGAAAACTACAACAAACAGTACCAGACCGAACAAAAATACGGGCGAATCTTCACCACGGCGGCCGGACTGGCGATTTTTATTGCCTGTCTTGGGCTGTTTGGACTAGCCACCTTTACGGCGGAACAACGCACCAAAGAGATTGGCGTCCGAAAAGTGCTGGGCGCTTCGGCGGGGAGCATTGTGGCGTTGCTCTCGCGGGATTTCCTCAAACTGGTGGTCATTGCCATTATCATTGCGACGCCGCTTGCCTGGTACGCCATGAATCGGTGGTTGCAGGATTTTGCCTATCGGGTGGAATTAAGTTGGTGGATGTTCGTACTGGCTGGCGGCATTGCGATGCTGATTGCGTTGGCGACAGTTAGTTTCCAGTCGCTGAAGGCGGCTTTGGTGAATCCGGTGAAAAGCCTAAAAAGTGAATAA